In the Xiamenia xianingshaonis genome, one interval contains:
- the nrfD gene encoding NrfD/PsrC family molybdoenzyme membrane anchor subunit — MFGFAIGCYLFLGGLAGGLGAVASWAALCVPASEVCERIGEGRRRLVGVPLLAASFATFVSMLCLLADAARPEAVGALFASPRANILTVGAWLLVAFGAISGALALFWLYGRRVCHNRLLCVAHGAALVLGVAVTVYSAIYLAGIRAVPLWHSWWIVPLFVGSSFAAACVLFAAMAFCTRIDGLFPATVRRAKAFALLFLAVEAASACGFALAALAAPETGSSAAAAASAVELLFGPSAFVWWGGFALIGIAGSVLFELAGNRRPSDRRMARAFVMAACACALAGMFSLRMSVIMAGAHPALGF; from the coding sequence TTGTTCGGATTCGCCATAGGCTGCTACCTCTTTTTGGGAGGGCTGGCCGGAGGCCTGGGGGCCGTGGCCAGCTGGGCGGCGCTGTGCGTGCCGGCTTCGGAGGTCTGCGAGCGGATCGGGGAAGGCCGTCGGCGCCTCGTCGGCGTCCCGTTGCTTGCGGCGTCGTTCGCCACCTTCGTTTCGATGCTGTGTCTTCTGGCCGACGCTGCGCGCCCCGAGGCCGTGGGGGCGCTGTTTGCTTCCCCGCGGGCGAACATCCTCACCGTGGGCGCATGGCTGCTGGTGGCTTTCGGCGCGATCAGCGGGGCGCTGGCGCTTTTTTGGCTCTATGGGCGCCGCGTGTGCCACAACCGTCTGCTGTGCGTGGCCCACGGGGCGGCGCTTGTGCTGGGCGTGGCGGTGACGGTTTACTCGGCGATCTACCTGGCCGGCATCCGCGCGGTGCCGTTGTGGCACTCGTGGTGGATCGTGCCGCTGTTCGTCGGCTCGTCGTTTGCGGCGGCCTGTGTCCTGTTCGCGGCCATGGCCTTCTGCACCCGGATCGACGGGCTTTTCCCCGCCACGGTGCGCCGGGCGAAGGCGTTTGCCTTGCTGTTCCTCGCTGTTGAGGCGGCCAGTGCGTGCGGGTTTGCCCTCGCAGCTCTCGCCGCGCCGGAAACGGGTTCGTCGGCCGCGGCAGCCGCTTCGGCGGTCGAGCTGCTTTTTGGACCGAGTGCGTTTGTGTGGTGGGGAGGCTTTGCGCTGATAGGCATAGCGGGCTCGGTGCTCTTCGAGCTGGCAGGCAATCGCCGCCCGTCCGATCGGCGCATGGCGCGTGCTTTCGTCATGGCGGCCTGCGCGTGCGCCTTGGCGGGCATGTTCTCGCTGCGCATGAGCGTCATAATGGCCGGGGCGCATCCGGCGCTGGGTTTCTAA